The genomic segment TCTCGCATGACCATCATCACGGCGGCCAGATCGCTACGATGCTGGCTATCCAGGGCATCTCAGCCCACGAACTGCGCGCCCTGGGCGGCCACATCGTCGCCCCGCCCCTAGCAACGGAATAGCGGAGCCGCCTGACCGTCGAATCGCAGATCACTCGACCAGTTGATCACCCGATCGCTTGGCCAGCCGCTCCCCGTCCGCCTCGCCCGCCGTCCAACACAACAGGTACAATAACTCCCATGCATCGCCGTAATTTTCTGTCCTCAGTCGTGCTCCTGGCTGTCTTCGGCTTGGTTTTCGGAACCTTCTCCTCCTCTGCCCAGGACAGCAAGCGTGGCCGCAAATACAAGGCGCCCCCGCCGACCTCCAAGATCGAAGTGACCGTGCTGAAGGACGCTAACGGCAAACCCATCGAGAACGCCGCCGTCATCTTCCACACCCTCAACGATCCCGGGAACATGGAGCTCAAATCGAACGAGGACGGCAAGGCCACCATCGACGTGCTCCCCATCGGCGAAACGGTTCGTCTCCAGATCATCGCCAAGGGCTTCCAGACCTACGGTCAGGACTACAAGATCGAGAAGGATCAGATGGCCATCGAGATCCGCATGAAGCGCCCCGGCGAGCAGTACTCCATTTATAAGGACCACGCCGGCGACAAGAAGGACGACGCCGACAAGCCGGCCGAGAGCTCCAAGCCGCAGTAAAAGTTCCCAGTTCGTAGTTCGCAGTTCACAGATTTTGGCGCACAGCCGCAGCCGTTCGCGTTCCCTTTACGTGACTGACAACTGAAAGCTGACGACTATGAACTACGAACTGCGAACTGCGAACTCGCTCTTGGGAAAGTCCG from the Occallatibacter riparius genome contains:
- a CDS encoding carboxypeptidase-like regulatory domain-containing protein, with translation MHRRNFLSSVVLLAVFGLVFGTFSSSAQDSKRGRKYKAPPPTSKIEVTVLKDANGKPIENAAVIFHTLNDPGNMELKSNEDGKATIDVLPIGETVRLQIIAKGFQTYGQDYKIEKDQMAIEIRMKRPGEQYSIYKDHAGDKKDDADKPAESSKPQ